CCAGCGCTCCGGATCCCAGCGGTCGTGCCCGAGCGCCGGGTCGAGGTTGGTCAGCGGCAGCAGCGTGGCGATCGTGACGCCCGGCCCGACCTCGTAGGTGGTGGCGCCCGTGTCCAGCGCGACCGGAGACATCACGTGGCGCGACATGATCGAGCGCTGCGCCAGCCGCGTCGACTCCAGGGCGCACCGCGACGCGAACGCTGCGTCGCCCCCGCGCACCCGCTCCAGGGCGTCCGGGTGCTCGAGCAGGTCGACGAGCGCCCAGCCCAGGGCGGCGTTGAGGTTGGACATCGACGCCACGTGCACCAGCACGACGTCGAGCGCGGCACCCCGTCGGCGGTCCTCGGGCCCGGCGTCCGACCAGGCCGCGACGATCCGCCCGAACAGCCCGTGCTCCTCGGGTGCGGCAGACGCCGCGTCCACGGCCGGTCCGAGCAGGGCGACGACGCGCTCGAGGGCGGCCCGCTCCTCGGCGTACCCGCTCTCGGCGACGGCGCGCACCGTGTCGGGGTGGACGAAGGAGGCGGCGCCGTCGAGCTGGTCGAGGTCCGCGGCGAGCGCCTCGAAGACCTCGCCGGACGCCGAGCCGGGGCCGCCCCACGAGGCGAGCCCCATCCGATGCCCCAGCCGGCGTGTCAGGGCGAAGAGGTCCACGGTGCCGGCGCCCCCGAGCTCGGTGATCGTGAGGTCGAGCGAGTCGTCCAGTGCGGTGAGGTAGGTGGCGACGTCGTCCTTGCGGAACAGTCCGCCCGGCAGCGTGCGTCGGTCGGCGAAGACCTCGTCGGGCAGCTTGCGGCGCAGCATGAGGTAGTCGGCGACGCCCTTGCTGGCGCTCTCCTCAGGTAGGGCGTAGAAGGACTCGACGCCCTGGGGGGAGAAGCAGAAGAGGTAGGTGTCCCGACCGGCCTCCCCCGAGTGGACCACGAAGGTGTCGCCGTGCTCGGCGCGCGCCGCGGCGATGGACGCGACCGCGTCGCCGACCGGGGCGTCCCAGGGCAGCGCCGCGGCGGCGACCGGCGGCTCGGGCGAGATGCGCATCGCCGTGGTCACCGCAGGCCGGGGTGGCTCTTGACCAGCACCGGCAGTAGCAGCGAGCGCGGGGTGACCTGGGCGAACGCTGCGGCCACCCGGTTCGCGCGGCCGGGGATGACCACCAGCCGGCCGCGGTCGAGCCCCTTCACGGCGTCGAGCGCCACCTTCTCCGCGGACACCCACATCACGGCGGGCAGCGCGTCCTCGGCCTCCTGCTGCGAGAAGCCGGCCCGCTCGCCGAAGCCGGTGTGCACCGGCCCCGGGCACAGGGTCGTGGCGGTGACGCCGGTGCCGCGCAGCTCGCCGGCCAGCGACTGGGTGTAGGACAGCACGAACGCCTTGCCGGCGCCGTACCCCGCCTGGCCGGGCAGCGGCTGGAAGGCCGCGGTCGACGCGACGTTGAGGACGGCC
This genomic window from Nocardioides marinus contains:
- a CDS encoding cytochrome P450, giving the protein MTTAMRISPEPPVAAAALPWDAPVGDAVASIAAARAEHGDTFVVHSGEAGRDTYLFCFSPQGVESFYALPEESASKGVADYLMLRRKLPDEVFADRRTLPGGLFRKDDVATYLTALDDSLDLTITELGGAGTVDLFALTRRLGHRMGLASWGGPGSASGEVFEALAADLDQLDGAASFVHPDTVRAVAESGYAEERAALERVVALLGPAVDAASAAPEEHGLFGRIVAAWSDAGPEDRRRGAALDVVLVHVASMSNLNAALGWALVDLLEHPDALERVRGGDAAFASRCALESTRLAQRSIMSRHVMSPVALDTGATTYEVGPGVTIATLLPLTNLDPALGHDRWDPERWDRYRFTDTAGLASPQLVTAFGHGKHTCPAQPFSLAAMTASATRLLTTYDLTTRWTDHPLPVPAQIGGVARASGPVEVSYSRRA